TCAGAATCGCAAATACAAGTGGTGGAGGATAGCACCACCACTACCCTCACCCTCCTCGACTCCCCTGCTTGGGCCCAGATTCCGCGGCCCATATAAATGCCTGGCCATTTATCCCTCCTCTTCATCTGCTAGCGGCGGTCGCTCCGAGAATCAAGGAGAGGGTGGTCTTATGGCCGATATGGGTTCCCAGAATCATAAAGGCCATGAGTGGTTCGACGGCAAATTGTACGCTGATAAAGACGGATTGCTTTCCCCTAATCACGATGCCCAATCAACGCCGCCTCATCAATCCCCTAAATTGCTCACCTTGCCCACCATTCTCACCCTCGGCCGCGTCGCCGCCGTCCCCGTTCTCATCAGCAGTATGTTCCCATTTTTCCATTGATTGATTTCGATGAAtctttgctttgaatttgatGATTGTTGGATCATCTATAAAATTGGAGTAGTCAATTGGTCATGTTCAATTGTATGTGGTTTGCATTCATTTGGAGTCATTGCCGGCTTTGGTTCGGGTACATTGCATTAGATTCTCCAATAAAATTGGAGCAGATATGCTCAGCTATTTGGTTCTCGCGTTTGATTAGGCTAACGTGGTTGTTAGTGATATTGGCGCCCATCTTGGAGGGTTTTTATACAATTGGGGTGGTCATACTTGGCATTTGGGTGTGCTCAGATATCTTGGTTTTGTATGCATTCGTGGTGTTTTTTTTTGCGGGGTTTGGTTGGGTTGCACAATGCCCCTGCATTTGATATGGCTAAcatggttttcttttttttttttttttttttaccctcgTTCTTGTAGCTTTCTATGTGGATAGTTGGTTGGGAAAAACTGCTACAACAAGTATATTCATAGCTGCAGCGATTACCGACTGGCTTGATGGCTATCTTGCTCGCAAGGttagctttattttctttatcacGACTCTAAAAGACCTTTTTTTAGTCCTGGGAGTTCTAAAGACAGAGACTTTTTGTTACATTTGGATTGAAATtttataatttgattaatttcCTTGGATTTCAGATGAGGTTAGGGTCGGCTTTTGGTGCATTTCTGGATCCAGTCGCTGATAAGGTATTTGCCTTTGTTATTAAGTGTAAAGTAAACACTTTCAATTGTCAATATCAGCTACTCAAAATGAAAAGATTGctttttgttattattattttaaagctCCTTTACTGTTCTAAAGTTGACTCTTTTTCCTGCCAAATACAGCTCATGGTTGCTGCTACACTGGTTTTATTGT
This portion of the Rosa chinensis cultivar Old Blush chromosome 1, RchiOBHm-V2, whole genome shotgun sequence genome encodes:
- the LOC112182520 gene encoding CDP-diacylglycerol--glycerol-3-phosphate 3-phosphatidyltransferase 2, with product MSALVLKMTTATSPIKPHPQNLLLPNWVRPRSLSRSSFTTTHHPTTLQTQTQNQNRKYKWWRIAPPLPSPSSTPLLGPRFRGPYKCLAIYPSSSSASGGRSENQGEGGLMADMGSQNHKGHEWFDGKLYADKDGLLSPNHDAQSTPPHQSPKLLTLPTILTLGRVAAVPVLISTFYVDSWLGKTATTSIFIAAAITDWLDGYLARKMRLGSAFGAFLDPVADKLMVAATLVLLCSRPQDVAAFGQVPWLLVVPSIAIIGREITMSAVREWAASQNAKLLEAVAVNNLGKWKTATQMIALTILLATRDSSLGGPEFVVASGVVLLYISAGLAVWSLAVYMSKIWKVLLR